TGCAAAACGGGTACAAACTGCCTTTCTTTGCCATAGTCATAGAGATGAAGATTTAGCTAAAGGCCTACAAGTTTTATTAGCTGAGGGAGGATGGCAGCTATATATAGATTGGCAAGATAATCAAATGCCTGATCAGCCAACCAAAACCACAGCAAATAAAATAAAGCAAAAAATAAATGAATTGAACTGGTTTATATTTTTAGCCACTCCGAATTCGACAAGCTCTAGGTGGTGTCCTTGGGAGATTGGATTTGCGGACAGTACGAAACCCAACGATCAAATTGTGATTGTTCCAACCACGGATGCTTCTGGAAAATGGTATGGAAACGAATACCTTCAGCTATATCAACAAATAACTATAGCATCTGGAGGTGGACTAGCTGCTTTCCCTCCAGGCCAGAATTCCGGTGGAAAATTTATAAAATACCTTTGAAAAGGAGTGTGTGAAAGTGGAGAAAGAGGACGCTGTGAAACGCTGTTATTAGGTTTAAAAGACTCAACCTATAACATAACAACATCCCACTTAAGAATTCATCCAAATAGAAGGGACAACAATTGAAACAACCACCTCTGAAAGCATTGCACCCTGATAGCTCTTTCAGCATAGCAAAACTGGAAGGCTACCGGAAGATTGGTACTCCAGGTCTTATCGACTCTTTAAAACCAGGGGAACCATGTTCATTCAGATTCAACCGGATGGTACTATCATGGATGGTCATCACCGAATTCATATACTTCGCAAACGCGGAGTAGATGTTGACTCAGCCTTTCAAATAATAGAAAAGGCTCGTAAGCGGCCTGTCCCTGATACTAAAGAACAGCGTACCTGGGTTGAACAATATGCCACAGG
The genomic region above belongs to Desulfatiglans sp. and contains:
- a CDS encoding TIR domain-containing protein — translated: MPISINDLKSAAGRSYRTMAATTLNEAHAKRVQTAFLCHSHRDEDLAKGLQVLLAEGGWQLYIDWQDNQMPDQPTKTTANKIKQKINELNWFIFLATPNSTSSRWCPWEIGFADSTKPNDQIVIVPTTDASGKWYGNEYLQLYQQITIASGGGLAAFPPGQNSGGKFIKYL